The Pelistega ratti genome window below encodes:
- the sdhA gene encoding succinate dehydrogenase flavoprotein subunit: MSAILSSLPRRKFDVVVVGAGGAGMRCSLQLSQAGLSVAVLSKVFPTRSHTVAAQGGISASLGNMSEDHWTWHMYDTVKGSDWLGDQDAIEFMCREAPNAVYELEHFGMPFDRNPNGTIYQRPFGGHTSNNGEKPVQRACAAADRTGHALLHTLYQRNVAARTHFFVEWMALDLIRNDDGDVLGVTALEMETGDIYILEAKTTVLATGGAGRIWAASTNAFINTGDGLGMVARAGIPLQDMEFWQFHPTGVAGAGVLITEGVRGEGGILLNKNGERFMERYAPNLKDLAPRDFVSRSMDQEIKEGRGCGPDGSYVVLKLDHLGADVINKRLPSIREIAIRFANVDPIKEPIPVVPTIHYQMGGIPANYHGQVLTWDAATQSNKVVNGLYAIGECAAVSVHGANRLGTNSLLDLVVFGRATGNHIVDSHPERQLAHQELPMHSVEKSLDRVNALETRASGEKVQDVGNAIRVAMQHHCGVFRTLDLLNKGVEKIDEVAEQAKHIYFKDKSKVFNMARQEALEIENMIEVARATVKSASQRTESRGAHALNDYPERDDVNWLKHTLWYSNDGRLEYKPVQMKPLTVDSIPPKPRTF; encoded by the coding sequence ATGTCAGCGATTCTTTCTTCATTACCACGCCGTAAGTTTGATGTAGTGGTTGTAGGTGCAGGTGGTGCAGGTATGCGCTGTTCATTACAACTTTCTCAAGCAGGTTTATCGGTAGCTGTTTTATCAAAAGTATTCCCTACTCGTTCGCATACGGTTGCTGCACAAGGCGGTATTAGTGCCTCTTTAGGTAATATGTCAGAAGACCATTGGACATGGCATATGTATGATACTGTTAAAGGATCTGACTGGTTAGGCGATCAAGATGCTATTGAATTTATGTGTCGTGAAGCACCTAATGCTGTTTATGAATTAGAGCATTTTGGTATGCCATTTGACCGTAACCCTAATGGTACAATTTATCAACGTCCGTTCGGTGGTCACACTTCTAATAACGGTGAAAAACCTGTTCAACGTGCTTGTGCTGCCGCTGACCGTACAGGTCATGCTTTATTACATACTCTTTATCAACGTAATGTAGCCGCACGTACACATTTCTTTGTTGAATGGATGGCGTTAGACTTAATTCGTAATGATGATGGAGACGTATTAGGTGTAACTGCTTTAGAGATGGAAACAGGGGATATTTATATCCTAGAAGCCAAGACAACGGTACTGGCAACAGGTGGTGCAGGTCGTATCTGGGCGGCATCAACGAATGCTTTTATTAATACGGGTGATGGTTTGGGTATGGTTGCTCGTGCTGGTATTCCACTTCAAGATATGGAATTCTGGCAATTCCACCCAACAGGTGTGGCAGGAGCCGGTGTCTTAATTACTGAAGGTGTTCGTGGAGAGGGTGGTATTCTTCTCAATAAAAATGGTGAGCGTTTCATGGAGCGCTATGCCCCTAACCTTAAAGACTTAGCTCCTCGTGATTTCGTTTCACGTTCAATGGACCAAGAAATTAAAGAAGGTCGTGGTTGTGGGCCTGATGGTAGCTATGTCGTACTTAAATTAGACCATTTAGGTGCTGATGTTATTAATAAACGTCTGCCGTCTATTCGTGAAATTGCTATTCGTTTTGCAAACGTTGATCCTATTAAAGAGCCTATTCCTGTTGTGCCAACTATTCACTATCAGATGGGTGGTATTCCAGCTAACTATCATGGTCAAGTATTAACATGGGATGCAGCAACACAATCTAATAAAGTAGTTAATGGTCTCTATGCAATTGGTGAATGTGCGGCGGTATCTGTACATGGTGCTAACCGTTTAGGTACTAATTCATTATTAGACTTAGTTGTCTTTGGTCGTGCAACAGGTAATCATATTGTGGATTCACACCCTGAACGCCAATTAGCTCATCAAGAATTACCAATGCATTCAGTAGAAAAATCGCTTGATCGTGTGAATGCACTTGAAACACGTGCTTCTGGTGAAAAAGTTCAAGATGTGGGTAATGCAATTCGTGTGGCAATGCAACATCATTGCGGTGTATTCCGTACACTAGATTTATTAAATAAAGGTGTTGAGAAAATTGATGAAGTAGCTGAACAAGCGAAACATATTTATTTCAAAGATAAATCAAAAGTGTTTAACATGGCTCGTCAAGAAGCACTTGAAATTGAAAATATGATTGAAGTTGCTCGTGCAACAGTTAAATCAGCTTCTCAACGTACTGAAAGTCGTGGTGCACACGCCTTAAATGATTACCCAGAGCGTGATGATGTGAACTGGCTCAAACATACTTTATGGTATTCAAATGATGGACGTTTAGAGTATAAACCTGTTCAAATGAAACCATTAACAGTAGATTCTATTCCTCCAAAACCACGTACATTCTAA
- a CDS encoding GntR family transcriptional regulator, translating into MIKEKSSASFSPLYKQIKDLLLQSLESGEFKAGLMIPSEQELAARFQVSQGTVRKAIDELSTENVLIRRQGKGTFVATHHEPQVRYRFLRLSTDTYHADEKRAQSIVLSCTQQTPTEEQRQLFELKPEQFVICIKRVMHLSNQPTVYEEIYVPEPSFQHLTLELLNTEKLPLYSLFESYFGVQLIRCDEKLRAVKAPLDVARMLNVEEGYPLLSVNRIAYTYGDKAMEIRNGLYLTEHYYYRNSLN; encoded by the coding sequence GTGATCAAAGAGAAATCTTCCGCTTCGTTTAGTCCTTTATATAAACAGATTAAAGATTTATTGTTACAAAGTCTAGAATCTGGTGAATTTAAAGCTGGTTTAATGATTCCTAGTGAGCAAGAACTTGCTGCCCGTTTTCAGGTTAGTCAGGGAACTGTCCGTAAGGCGATTGATGAATTATCGACAGAGAATGTTCTTATTCGCCGTCAGGGAAAAGGCACTTTTGTTGCTACGCATCATGAACCTCAAGTGCGTTATCGCTTTTTACGATTATCAACAGATACTTATCATGCTGATGAAAAACGCGCACAAAGTATCGTCTTATCCTGTACTCAACAAACGCCTACAGAAGAACAACGACAACTATTTGAGTTAAAGCCAGAGCAATTCGTTATTTGTATCAAACGAGTAATGCATTTGTCGAATCAGCCAACGGTTTATGAGGAAATTTATGTTCCTGAGCCTTCATTTCAGCACTTAACGCTTGAGTTACTGAATACAGAGAAACTACCACTATATAGCTTGTTTGAAAGTTATTTTGGTGTTCAGTTAATTCGTTGTGATGAAAAGTTGCGAGCAGTGAAAGCCCCATTGGACGTGGCACGTATGCTTAATGTCGAGGAAGGATACCCCTTACTTTCTGTGAATCGTATCGCCTATACCTATGGTGATAAGGCAATGGAAATTCGTAATGGTTTATACCTAACAGAGCATTATTACTACAGAAATAGTTTAAATTAG
- a CDS encoding NnrS family protein: MSSWQTFFTHPMRPFFVITACFAIISSISFWISPTAIILHRQIFLEFMLPAAYGGFLMAALLEWTHFSGSLKGIANILGILLLLGFITLFIAPTISSYIIAAYWFVLLLFTTWLIWLDRNTNNFALLLLLSCFTLVQTRYAMTGDLSWLKTQVHLNMAAVMLVSFRVSILLGNEALKRSTLKDPIFIPNAVYKNIAILLILMYAIAERYLPQQAVGFMALAVGLILLAKLRELHHHELLRIHYVRTYYFLQLFASIAYLWLGYTHLFQTLSSTPLHLITIAGIFGGVLMVWLTAGLWHSGFIRLDYPILCRIALPLLFLTALTRTVLMPLAPEWLQTNIPSLLLIMVFVLYLLTFIPIFKQNPFTDDPEGSGGC; encoded by the coding sequence ATGAGTAGCTGGCAAACCTTCTTTACGCACCCCATGCGTCCTTTTTTTGTAATAACGGCCTGTTTTGCTATTATCAGTAGCATCAGTTTTTGGATAAGTCCAACAGCAATTATTCTGCACAGACAAATTTTTCTTGAATTTATGTTACCCGCTGCCTACGGTGGTTTTTTAATGGCAGCTTTATTAGAATGGACTCACTTCTCAGGAAGTCTAAAAGGGATTGCTAATATACTTGGGATATTACTACTATTAGGGTTTATCACACTTTTTATTGCTCCTACTATAAGTAGTTATATTATCGCTGCGTACTGGTTCGTTTTATTGCTTTTTACCACATGGCTTATATGGTTAGATCGTAATACCAATAACTTTGCCCTCTTACTATTACTATCTTGTTTTACCCTTGTGCAAACACGTTATGCCATGACAGGCGATCTTTCATGGCTTAAAACCCAAGTTCATTTAAATATGGCGGCGGTGATGTTGGTATCCTTTCGGGTTAGTATTCTCTTAGGAAATGAAGCACTAAAAAGAAGTACATTAAAGGATCCTATCTTTATTCCTAATGCAGTTTATAAAAATATCGCTATTTTACTTATTTTAATGTATGCAATCGCTGAACGCTACCTACCACAACAAGCTGTTGGTTTTATGGCATTAGCTGTTGGTCTGATTCTACTCGCTAAACTGCGTGAGTTACATCATCATGAACTACTACGCATACATTATGTACGTACATATTATTTTTTACAACTTTTTGCCAGTATAGCTTATCTCTGGTTAGGCTATACACATCTTTTTCAAACACTTAGCAGTACCCCCTTACACCTCATTACGATAGCAGGTATCTTTGGTGGTGTGCTTATGGTGTGGCTTACTGCTGGCTTATGGCATAGTGGATTTATACGATTAGATTACCCTATACTTTGCCGTATTGCTTTACCCCTATTATTCCTTACCGCACTAACTCGTACGGTATTAATGCCTTTAGCACCAGAATGGTTACAAACCAACATTCCCTCTTTATTGCTGATAATGGTATTTGTACTCTATTTGCTAACATTTATACCAATTTTTAAGCAAAATCCTTTTACAGATGATCCTGAAGGTAGTGGTGGTTGTTAA
- a CDS encoding succinate dehydrogenase assembly factor 2 — MANLTELERARLRWRARRGLLENDLIITRFLDRFEAELTDDDVKSLTHLFELDDNSLLDVLLGRAELTGDYDTVNIKRLVKLMNEA; from the coding sequence ATGGCAAATTTAACAGAGCTAGAGCGTGCACGTCTGAGATGGCGTGCTCGCCGCGGGTTACTAGAAAATGATCTTATTATTACACGTTTTCTAGACCGCTTTGAGGCAGAGTTGACTGATGACGATGTCAAAAGTTTAACTCATCTTTTTGAATTGGATGATAATTCGTTGCTTGACGTATTACTTGGCAGAGCAGAATTAACCGGAGACTATGATACTGTTAATATTAAACGGTTAGTAAAGCTCATGAATGAAGCCTAG
- a CDS encoding NAD(P)H-binding protein — translation MKALLIGATGATGKDLLPLLLADTAFTEVVVFSRRPLSINHEKLTVHIVEFDKADTWADKVKGDIAFSCLGTTIKAAKTQQAQWQVDYEYQYAFAKAAKTNQVNTFVLVSSGFASPQSRNFYTRMKGQLEEAIKQLGFANLLIFRPPVLIRQNSQRIGEVWSIKILQAFNTIGLLKSMKPMPTKTLATALVSVAKKYKGIHTLEAKDIWSIQ, via the coding sequence ATGAAAGCATTATTGATTGGCGCAACAGGTGCTACAGGTAAAGACTTATTACCACTTTTGCTTGCTGATACAGCATTTACAGAAGTTGTTGTATTCTCTCGCCGTCCCTTATCTATTAACCATGAAAAATTGACCGTCCATATTGTTGAGTTTGACAAAGCAGATACATGGGCAGATAAAGTTAAGGGAGATATTGCTTTCTCATGCCTCGGCACAACGATTAAAGCCGCTAAAACACAACAAGCACAATGGCAAGTTGATTATGAATATCAATATGCTTTTGCTAAAGCCGCTAAAACAAATCAAGTAAATACTTTTGTTTTGGTCTCCTCAGGTTTTGCCTCACCACAGTCTCGTAACTTTTATACTCGTATGAAAGGACAATTAGAAGAAGCTATTAAACAGCTTGGTTTTGCAAATTTACTGATTTTCCGTCCCCCTGTATTAATCCGTCAAAACAGTCAACGTATAGGAGAAGTGTGGAGTATCAAAATCTTACAAGCGTTTAATACTATTGGGTTATTAAAAAGTATGAAACCGATGCCAACCAAAACCTTAGCGACGGCTCTAGTCTCTGTCGCTAAAAAATATAAAGGGATCCATACCTTAGAAGCAAAAGATATTTGGTCGATACAATAG
- a CDS encoding NAD(P)H-dependent oxidoreductase: MFGITKEQFLKAFQYRSATRAYDPEKKISQEDFDYILELGRLSPSSVGSEPWQFVVIQNPELRLKLKPVSWGMQTQVEDCSHLVVFLAKKNARWDSAFLRQGLGRRNITGEQMEQVIEKYKSFQEQDIKVTESERALFDWCSKQTYIALGNMMTGAAVIGIDSCPIEGFNYEAVNQILVEAGVFNPEEWGVSVMATFGYRAKEITRKSRKPIEEVVKWIK, from the coding sequence ATGTTTGGTATTACTAAAGAGCAGTTTTTAAAAGCATTTCAATATCGTAGTGCTACTCGTGCTTATGATCCTGAGAAGAAAATTAGCCAAGAAGATTTTGATTATATCCTAGAGTTAGGACGTTTATCGCCTAGTTCAGTTGGTTCAGAGCCTTGGCAGTTTGTTGTTATTCAAAATCCTGAGTTACGCTTAAAGCTGAAACCAGTTAGTTGGGGAATGCAAACGCAAGTAGAGGATTGTAGCCATCTAGTGGTATTTCTAGCTAAGAAAAATGCTCGTTGGGATTCTGCCTTTTTACGTCAAGGATTGGGGCGGCGTAATATTACGGGTGAACAAATGGAACAAGTAATTGAAAAGTATAAGAGTTTTCAAGAGCAGGATATTAAAGTAACCGAAAGTGAACGAGCTTTATTTGACTGGTGCAGTAAACAAACCTATATTGCATTAGGAAATATGATGACAGGTGCAGCAGTAATAGGTATTGATTCTTGTCCTATTGAAGGATTTAACTATGAGGCAGTCAATCAGATTTTGGTAGAAGCAGGTGTGTTTAATCCAGAAGAATGGGGCGTATCTGTTATGGCAACTTTTGGTTATCGTGCTAAAGAGATTACTCGCAAATCACGCAAACCTATTGAAGAAGTAGTGAAGTGGATTAAATAA
- a CDS encoding integrase core domain-containing protein, which produces MNIHKNTRLLPRQREEIWLAYTQNKQNVTSLAKEYKVSRPTIYKILKLARGRLLKPQTSINNRFRQAKFGIKRLAKVEKSIQERLKKQAKRYNKSYPGEMIHVDTKRLPLLKGQHTQSQREYLFVAIDDYSRELYAAIMPDKTAFSAATFLTQHLIDPCPYTIEVIYSDNGTEYKGTKEHEFGKACYQHHINQKFTKVANPKTNGKAERVIRTLMQMWHDKHEFTDSQHRKQELTRFINFYNTVKPHSALVYQDQLGHKRTLTPYEYLEIYFANSVNNA; this is translated from the coding sequence ATGAATATACACAAAAACACTCGCTTATTACCTCGCCAAAGAGAAGAGATTTGGCTAGCTTACACGCAAAACAAACAAAATGTCACCTCTTTAGCGAAAGAATACAAGGTTTCTCGCCCCACCATCTATAAGATACTCAAACTCGCTCGTGGTCGATTATTAAAACCTCAGACCAGTATCAATAATCGGTTTAGACAGGCTAAATTTGGGATTAAACGCTTAGCCAAAGTAGAAAAGTCCATCCAAGAACGATTAAAAAAACAAGCCAAACGCTATAATAAATCCTATCCTGGCGAGATGATTCATGTCGATACAAAACGTTTGCCTTTACTAAAAGGACAACATACACAAAGTCAAAGGGAATATCTGTTTGTAGCTATTGATGATTACTCGCGTGAATTATATGCGGCTATTATGCCAGATAAAACCGCCTTTAGTGCGGCTACGTTCTTAACCCAACATCTGATAGACCCTTGTCCTTATACCATAGAGGTTATTTACTCGGATAATGGAACAGAATATAAAGGAACAAAAGAACATGAGTTTGGTAAAGCTTGTTATCAACATCATATCAATCAAAAATTTACTAAAGTCGCCAATCCTAAAACCAATGGAAAAGCAGAACGGGTAATTAGAACCTTGATGCAAATGTGGCATGATAAACATGAATTTACCGATAGCCAGCATAGAAAACAGGAGCTTACCCGATTTATTAATTTCTACAACACCGTAAAACCACATAGTGCTCTTGTTTACCAAGATCAACTTGGTCATAAACGGACACTGACACCTTACGAATATTTAGAAATTTATTTTGCAAATAGTGTAAACAACGCTTGA
- the sdhD gene encoding succinate dehydrogenase, hydrophobic membrane anchor protein, whose product MADEQYGRKRRVVGAHYGTIDFVAQRLTAFVLAVYAIGFLIALLFTPEITYDKWVHFFTFTCFGFPLGRVLVTIAFFSLAWHAWVGVRDVWMDYVKPFGLRLGLFAFTLLWLAGCVAYFAAIVWRI is encoded by the coding sequence ATGGCTGATGAACAATACGGTAGAAAGCGTCGAGTAGTTGGTGCACATTATGGCACGATAGATTTTGTTGCTCAACGTCTGACAGCATTTGTATTAGCAGTTTATGCGATTGGTTTTCTAATTGCACTTTTGTTTACACCAGAAATTACCTATGATAAATGGGTGCATTTCTTTACCTTTACCTGTTTTGGCTTCCCTCTAGGGCGTGTTTTAGTAACGATTGCATTCTTCTCGTTAGCATGGCATGCTTGGGTGGGTGTACGTGATGTCTGGATGGATTATGTAAAACCCTTCGGGCTTCGTCTTGGTTTATTTGCTTTTACACTTCTTTGGTTAGCAGGCTGTGTGGCCTATTTTGCTGCCATTGTTTGGAGAATTTAA
- the rluB gene encoding 23S rRNA pseudouridine(2605) synthase RluB — translation MSETQDFLDNINDTTSINDTAKKGRKLRTPFRRRKVIIEEKPTTPSTSPTEFTLPVKEEKTSKGKTLRSPMLRSRRNLQHKTYTKNPHKKPSFVSNQDLILQQAIQEDEANAALFEKEQHQVLNYLDQHHDKLERKLGKYLSSDTIMPKLHKVLADAGVGSRRDMEELILQGRVSVNGEPAHIGQRVGSEDVVRVNGRLVQRPKVDRPPRVILYHKPAGEIVTMDDPQNRATVFSRLPKMRTGKWVSVGRLDLNTEGLLIFTTSGDLANRLMHPRYGSEREYAVRVLGEVTEEQRQQLLKGIMLDDGLATFGCLDYIGGEGSNRWYRVTIHEGRNREVRRMFEAVGLLVSRLIRSRFGDICLPRNLRRGAWEELDASLVLALMERLGLRKSEEEMVTKKYTRHRPSYAISHDNAMPPGFENAVDVSSTFSIHTPRNTLQQKPRTLRKGTTVIVKKSSSRLSHASTTETQNPKKTSRLYTTRRNTRTRDDWQPKGNNAHESQLGFFWDAHKKNY, via the coding sequence ATGAGTGAAACACAGGATTTCCTAGACAACATAAACGATACAACTTCAATAAATGATACGGCTAAAAAAGGAAGAAAACTTCGTACCCCTTTCCGCCGCCGGAAAGTAATAATAGAAGAGAAACCAACAACACCTAGCACATCACCTACAGAATTTACTCTCCCTGTTAAAGAAGAAAAAACCTCAAAGGGTAAAACATTAAGAAGTCCAATGTTGCGTAGTCGCCGAAATCTTCAACATAAGACATATACTAAAAATCCTCATAAAAAACCTTCATTTGTGAGTAATCAGGATTTAATTCTGCAACAAGCGATTCAAGAAGATGAGGCGAATGCTGCTTTATTTGAAAAAGAGCAACATCAAGTACTTAATTATCTTGACCAACACCACGATAAATTAGAAAGAAAGCTAGGCAAATATTTAAGCTCTGATACTATTATGCCTAAATTACATAAAGTATTAGCAGATGCAGGTGTAGGCTCTCGCCGTGATATGGAAGAGCTTATCCTTCAGGGGAGGGTATCTGTAAATGGTGAGCCAGCCCATATTGGACAGCGTGTTGGTTCAGAAGATGTTGTGCGAGTAAATGGTCGTTTAGTGCAACGTCCTAAAGTAGATCGTCCTCCTCGAGTTATTCTTTATCATAAGCCTGCTGGTGAGATTGTTACTATGGATGATCCTCAAAATCGAGCAACTGTTTTTTCTCGATTACCTAAAATGCGTACGGGAAAATGGGTTTCTGTTGGGCGATTGGATTTAAATACAGAAGGATTATTAATTTTTACAACATCGGGTGATTTAGCCAATCGTCTCATGCACCCTCGCTATGGTAGTGAACGTGAATATGCTGTGCGTGTATTAGGGGAAGTAACAGAAGAACAACGTCAGCAATTATTAAAAGGTATTATGCTTGATGATGGTTTAGCAACGTTTGGCTGTCTTGACTATATTGGCGGTGAAGGAAGTAACCGTTGGTATCGTGTAACGATTCATGAAGGGCGTAATCGTGAGGTTCGCCGTATGTTTGAAGCGGTTGGTTTGCTCGTTAGTCGATTGATTCGTTCTCGTTTTGGTGATATTTGTTTACCTCGCAACTTACGCCGTGGTGCATGGGAAGAGTTAGATGCTAGTCTTGTACTCGCTTTAATGGAACGTCTTGGTCTTCGTAAATCTGAGGAAGAGATGGTGACTAAAAAATATACTCGTCACCGTCCTTCTTATGCTATTTCGCATGATAATGCAATGCCACCAGGTTTTGAAAATGCAGTTGATGTTTCTTCTACCTTTAGTATTCATACACCGCGAAATACCCTTCAACAAAAACCTCGTACATTACGGAAAGGGACGACTGTTATTGTGAAGAAATCCTCTTCGCGCTTGTCTCATGCTAGTACAACAGAAACACAAAACCCTAAAAAAACTTCTCGTTTATATACTACACGTCGTAATACGCGTACCCGTGATGATTGGCAACCTAAAGGAAATAATGCGCATGAATCACAACTGGGTTTTTTCTGGGATGCTCATAAGAAAAATTATTAG
- a CDS encoding succinate dehydrogenase iron-sulfur subunit has translation MMTKRIVKFEIYRYDPDKDERPYMQKLDVELGPNDKMLLDAIVRIKNDVDDSLSIRRSCREGVCGSDAMNINGKNGLACITNLRDLKEPIVLRPLPGLPVIRDLIVDMTHFFNQYHSIKPYLINNTPAPEKERLQSPEAREELDGLYECILCACCSTSCPSFWWNPDKFVGPAGLLQAYRFIADSRDEATGERLDNLEDPYRLFRCHTIMNCVDVCPKGLNPSKAIGKIKEMLVRRTV, from the coding sequence ATTATGACTAAACGTATCGTAAAATTTGAAATTTATCGCTATGATCCTGATAAGGATGAACGCCCTTATATGCAAAAACTTGATGTTGAGTTAGGGCCTAATGACAAAATGCTATTAGATGCGATTGTTCGCATTAAAAATGATGTTGATGATAGTTTATCTATCCGTCGCTCTTGTCGTGAAGGTGTCTGTGGCTCTGATGCAATGAACATCAATGGAAAAAATGGTTTAGCTTGTATTACTAACTTGCGTGATTTGAAAGAACCGATTGTATTGCGTCCATTACCAGGGTTGCCTGTTATTCGTGATTTAATCGTTGATATGACACACTTCTTTAATCAATATCATTCGATTAAACCTTATCTCATTAATAACACACCAGCACCAGAGAAAGAGCGTTTACAAAGTCCAGAGGCTCGTGAAGAGTTAGACGGTCTTTATGAATGTATTTTATGTGCTTGCTGTTCTACTTCTTGTCCATCATTCTGGTGGAATCCTGATAAGTTTGTAGGGCCAGCAGGTTTATTACAAGCCTATCGATTTATTGCGGATAGCCGTGATGAAGCGACAGGAGAACGTTTGGATAACTTGGAAGATCCGTATCGTCTATTCCGTTGTCATACCATTATGAACTGTGTGGATGTGTGTCCGAAAGGTCTCAATCCAAGCAAAGCAATTGGTAAGATCAAGGAAATGTTGGTACGTCGTACTGTTTAA
- the gltA gene encoding citrate synthase yields MKLSDKKAVLNIDGNAPIELPVYSGSIGPDVLDIRKLYGQSKTFTFDPGFMSTASCESAITYIDGDKGELLYRGYPIEQLAEKCDYLEVCYLLLNGELPNAQQKEEFTYSVNHHNLVHEQMHFFLRGFRRDAHPMAILTGLVGAMSAFYHDSLDITNPRHREISAIRLIAKMPTLVAMAYKYSRGEPYVYPRNELSYAGNFLRQMFATPCEDYKVNEVVERAFDRILTLHADHEQNASTSTVRLCGSSGTNPFAAIAAGVACLWGPAHGGANEACLNMLEDIQANGGIAKVGEFMEKVKDKNSGVRLMGFGHRVYKNYDPRAKLMQATCKEVLAALGLENDPLFKLAMELERIALEDPYFVERKLYPNVDFYSGIVQRAIGIPTQLFTAIFALARTVGWIAQWNEMLSDENYKIGRPRQLYVGHSLRNVPDITSR; encoded by the coding sequence ATGAAATTATCTGATAAAAAAGCAGTTTTAAATATTGATGGTAACGCACCTATTGAGCTTCCAGTCTATTCAGGTTCTATTGGTCCTGATGTATTAGATATTCGTAAGCTATACGGACAAAGTAAAACATTTACTTTTGACCCTGGTTTTATGTCAACCGCTTCGTGCGAATCAGCCATTACTTATATTGATGGTGATAAAGGTGAGTTGTTATACCGTGGTTATCCGATTGAACAATTAGCCGAAAAATGTGATTACCTAGAAGTATGCTATTTATTATTAAATGGTGAGCTTCCTAATGCACAGCAAAAAGAGGAATTCACTTACTCTGTGAATCATCATAATTTAGTTCATGAGCAAATGCATTTCTTCTTACGTGGCTTCCGCCGTGATGCACACCCTATGGCTATTTTGACTGGTCTTGTTGGTGCAATGTCTGCGTTCTATCATGATTCTTTAGATATTACAAATCCTCGTCATCGTGAAATATCAGCGATTCGCCTTATTGCTAAAATGCCTACATTAGTAGCAATGGCATACAAATATTCTCGTGGTGAGCCTTATGTATATCCACGTAATGAATTATCTTATGCTGGTAATTTCTTACGTCAAATGTTTGCAACACCATGCGAAGATTATAAAGTCAATGAAGTGGTTGAACGTGCTTTTGACCGTATTCTTACTTTACACGCTGACCATGAGCAAAATGCTTCTACTTCTACCGTTCGTTTATGTGGTTCTTCTGGTACCAACCCATTTGCAGCCATTGCTGCAGGTGTTGCGTGCTTATGGGGGCCTGCTCACGGTGGTGCAAATGAAGCATGCTTGAATATGCTTGAAGATATTCAGGCCAATGGTGGTATTGCTAAAGTTGGTGAGTTCATGGAGAAAGTAAAAGACAAAAACTCTGGCGTTCGTCTAATGGGTTTTGGTCATCGTGTTTACAAAAACTATGATCCACGTGCTAAATTAATGCAAGCAACTTGCAAAGAAGTATTGGCAGCTTTAGGTTTAGAAAACGATCCATTATTCAAATTGGCGATGGAATTAGAGCGTATTGCTTTAGAAGATCCATATTTTGTAGAACGTAAACTCTATCCTAACGTTGATTTCTATTCAGGTATTGTTCAACGTGCTATTGGTATTCCAACACAACTCTTTACCGCTATTTTCGCATTAGCGCGTACCGTTGGTTGGATTGCACAATGGAATGAAATGTTATCTGATGAAAACTACAAAATTGGTCGTCCTCGTCAGTTATATGTGGGCCATTCACTTCGTAACGTACCTGATATTACAAGTCGTTAA
- the sdhC gene encoding succinate dehydrogenase, cytochrome b556 subunit, which yields MSAKKPSREFRNLDIQLIATKYRLPFAGKVSILHRISGVLLFLSLPVLITLFLYSVASPETFAQMGVGAGGVFLKLVALVALWGFMHHMCAGIRFLILDLHIGMDKVSAQKSAIAVLIISLTLTVIFAIKLFGVL from the coding sequence ATGTCAGCTAAAAAACCTAGCCGTGAATTTCGAAATCTCGATATTCAACTAATTGCGACAAAGTATCGTTTACCTTTTGCGGGTAAAGTATCGATCCTACATCGCATTAGTGGCGTACTTCTTTTTCTTAGTCTGCCTGTGCTAATCACATTATTCTTATATAGTGTGGCTAGTCCAGAAACATTCGCCCAAATGGGTGTAGGGGCAGGTGGTGTTTTCCTTAAATTAGTGGCGTTAGTCGCTTTATGGGGATTTATGCACCATATGTGTGCAGGTATTCGATTCCTCATTCTTGATTTACATATCGGTATGGATAAGGTCAGTGCGCAAAAGAGTGCTATCGCGGTACTTATTATCAGCCTTACACTCACTGTCATTTTTGCAATTAAACTATTTGGAGTTTTATAA